Proteins found in one Microtus pennsylvanicus isolate mMicPen1 chromosome 14, mMicPen1.hap1, whole genome shotgun sequence genomic segment:
- the LOC142835018 gene encoding alpha-1-antitrypsin-like — protein sequence MTSSLSRGILLLAGLCCLVPSFLAEDAQKTEASQQEQEHAACRKIAPNLADFAFSLYRELAHQSNTTNIFFSPVSITTAFAMLSLGSKGVTHTQILEGLEFNLTEVGEAEIHKGYHHLLQTLNKPDNELQLTTGNGLFVQKSLKLAEKFLEEVKNNYHSEPFPVDFTDSEEAKKVINGFVEKGTQGKIVDLVKDLDKDTVLALVNYIFFKGKWKKPFDAKHTEEADFHVDKSTTVKVPMMNRLGMFDVHHCSTLSSWILLMDYLGNATAIFILPDDGQMQHLEQTLTKELIGKFLAHRHTRSANLHFPKLSISGTYNLKTALSSLGITQVFSNEADLSGVTEDVALKLNKAVHKAVLSIDETGTEATGATVLEAIPMSVPPEVNFNSPFLVIIYDSLTQSPLFVGKVVDPTQ from the exons ATGACATCCTCTTTATCAAGGGGCATCCTGCTGCTGGCAGGCCTGTGCTGCCTAGTCCCCAGCTTCCTGGCTGAGGATGCCCAGAAGACAGAGGCTTCCCAGCAGGAGCAAGAGCATGCAGCCTGCCGTAAGATTGCTCCAAATCTGGCAGACTTTGCCTTCAGTCTATATCGGGAGTTGGCCCATCAGTCCAATACCACCAACATCTTCTTCTCTCCTGTGAGCATCACCACGGCCTTTGCCATGCTCTCCCTAGGATCCAAGGGTGTCACTCACACCCAGATTCTAGAGGGCCTGGAATTCAACCTCACAGAAGTAGGCGAGGCTGAGATCCACAAGGGCTACCATCACCTCCTCCAGACCCTCAACAAGCCAGACAATGAGCTTCAGCTGACCACAGGCAATGGCCTGTTCGTCCAAAAGAGTCTGAAGCTGGCGGAGAAGTTCCTGGAAGAAGTCAAGAACAATTACCACTCAGAACCCTTCCCCGTCGACTTCACAGACTCAGAAGAGGCCAAGAAAGTGATCAATGGTTTTGTGGAGAAGGGAACCCAAGGAAAGATAGTCGATTTAGTGAAGGACCTTGACAAGGACACAGTTCTCGCCCTGGTgaactacattttctttaaag GAAAGTGGAAGAAGCCTTTCGACGCAAAGCACACTGAGGAAGCTGACTTCCACGTGGATAAGTCTACCACGGTGAAGGTGCCCATGATGAACCGCCTGGGCATGTTTGACGTGCATCACTGCAGTACCCTGTCCAGCTGGATCCTGCTGATGGATTACCTTGGCAACGCCACTGCCATCTTCATCCTGCCTGATGATGGGCAGATGCAGCATCTGGAGCAAACTCTTACCAAGGAACTCATTGGCAAGTTCCTGGCGCACAGGCATACAAG GTCAGCCAATCTTCACTTCCCCAAACTGTCCATCTCTGGAACCTATAACTTGAAGACAGCCTTGAGTTCCCTGGGCATTACCCAGGTCTTCAGCAACGAAGCTGACCTCTCTGGGGTCACAGAGGATGTTGCCCTGAAACTCAACAAG GCTGTGCATAAGGCCGTGCTGAGCATCGATGAGACAGGGACAGAAGCTACAGGAGCCACAGTTTTGGAAGCCATCCCCATGTCTGTGCCCCCTGAGGTGAACTTTAACAGCCCTTTCCTTGTCATAATATATGATAGCCTGACCCAGAGCCCCCTCTTCGTGGGAAAAGTGGTGGACCCCACACAATAA